The stretch of DNA gctgctgcacccactgagtttccccagcaattttgtgtacctttgaaggcttagagggatatgggccaaacgtgggcaaatgggactagtgtagatggtgcatcttggtttggcatgagcaagttgggctgaagggcccgtttccatgctgtatgactctgattctaaatgttattattgcacttgctacaattacctcctctgtctgaagaaggaagggtccccacccgattCATCACCTAAtatttgttctccagagatgctgagttactccaacacgttgtgtctatcgttggtatagtccaacatctgcagtttcttgtttctatctacTGGCATATTCTGAGATAATGTTGCCCCCtaggtttccattaaatcttaTCCCACTTACCTAAAACCTATGCCGACTGGTTCttgcttcccctactctgggtaaaagcctgtgcattcaccttaatgAATGTCTTAATTACTCACAGTGGACAGTTTCTCGATATCTTCATCTGCTGCTCCAAGTGATGCAAGGCCAAGTTCCTGAAGGTTATGGAAAAAGAAATAACATTACCTTATATTCAGTGTCCAGGGACCTGTGTGACTAGAGAGTCAGTGAAATGGGGGAGTCATCGATAATTGATAGGAAGACTGATTTGCTTCACGGGGAGAAGTGAGACTACGTGTGTTGATTAACAAAAACATCAAACACAGAGTTTCCATAAAGCCACATGACActtgcgcagcgggtagagctgctgtctcgcagcgccagacacccgggtttgatcctgacctcgggtgatttctgtgtgcggagtttgcccgttctccctgtagcgcgtgggtctcctccaggtgccccggtttcatcCCACTTCCCAAAATTgggaatgtaggttaattggcttcagtaaattgcccctagtatagaaggagtggatgagaaagccagATAACATGGAATGAGTGTGAATGGgtcatcaatggtcagcgtgtgctgggtgggtcgaagggcctgtttccatgctgtatctctaaatagcaGATACTGCAATAGGGAAACAAGAAAAATAGGATGGAATTTTAAAGGAGATCCGAGAGATAGGTTCATGACTCGAGTGTGAGCGACATCCGAAACCACTGACATctatttggggcggcacggtggcgcagcggtagagttgctgcctcacagcgccagacacccgggttccatcatgactatgggtgctgcctgtacggggtttgtacgttctccccgtgacctgcgtgggtttcctcggggATATCCCGGTTTCCTCCCGTGCTCCTCGTCCGTACTAGTTTGTAGGCAAATTTGCTTTGGTATAATttggtaaactgtccctagtgtgtgtaggatagtgtaagtgtgcggggatcgttagtcggcacggactcggtgggccaaatgacctgtttccacgctgtatctctaaactaaactaaattaatctggaactcattgccagaaGAGTTGGGATCAGAGCTAAAATCACCCTGTTCAAGAGGAATTTAGACATACACAAATGAGCAGAGGGAGTAGCAAGTTTTACCTGGGAGAACTGAGCAAATTCTGCATCTGCCAACATGGGAACATGGCCCAGTAACTCATGGCAACAGTCTcttgaaagaaggagaaagcacggTGTTAGCTTCATTATAAATATCAATTTGTGTCCACACTGTTCCTTTTTATTAAGGCTTGTCAGAACTTCCTGACTGACCATTCGCTTCTGAAGGGTGACAAATGCCCCGAACCTGATTAATATGaacacgaacaggcccttcgttcaagaccaactcttatcaacCTGCACATGTACCACATCTCCACATTCCCTTCCTATccctgtgcctatccaaaaaaccCGTAAAAAACATGATCGTTTCTGCCTCTACCACCgcacctggcagtgcgttccaggcactccccaccctggcagtgcgttccaggcactccccAACCATCTGCGTAAAATTTTTTTGTACcgcacatatcctttaaactttgccccctctcaccttaaagctggtgCTTTAACGCCTCACTCACTCTCGCACTCACGCACAAgtccattcacactcacacacactcacactcgtacactatcacatacacacacacacactcacacattcacaacacacacacactaaaatgCTTACGGTTCCGGGGAGTGCATTGGGGATGTAGGGTGGCGGATGTACTGCGTGCACTGAAAGACACTGAATGCCAGGCTGGCCAGGAAATCTCGAGCGGAGAGGAGTCCGGCCACAGGTCGCAGCTGAAAGCCTGTCCTGTCTAGGAAAGGAAGGACCACACTGTCACGGTGAGCGTCGGTGTTGGATGAACCTGCCCGATTCCCTGCCACAGTCCCCATGGTTCTGAACCGCCCTGCTACGCAATACCTGCCTTGCAAGAACACGGAGACGTCCTGAAGTTGTGGGATGTTGTCCGCTCGGTAACCACACTGCTGCTCCAGCAACCGGAAGGCATCCAAAAATTGTTTGCAGGCATGACTTGGGTACAAAGTGGTCAACTTAGTGTAGACCACCTTCCTAGAATAGTCAACACATAatggcagaaacaaggaactgcagatgctagtttacataaaAGAAcaccatgtgctggagtaattcagttggtcaggcagcatttctggagaacatggattggtgacgttttgggttgaaaccctttcattttgtgatacagtgtggaaacaggcccttcagcccacagagtccacgccgaccaacgatcacctttaCACTTACATcctacacaccatggacaatttacagaagctaattaacctacgaacctgcatgtcattggaatgtgggaggaaaccggagcacccggtgaaaacccatgcggtcacagggagaacagagcgaacaaactctgtacagtcagcacccgtagtcaggatcaagcccgggtctctggcgctgtaagctgcGCCAATGTGCAGTCCCCAGCGTAAATTATGTATAAAATAACTTACGCTGGGGTAGTTTGCAACATTGTGTTCTCCAATTATAGGTAACTTCTCATGACCACAAGGATATTAAGGGCAAAATAAGATTGCAGTGGGGTTTAGTTCAACTTGGCAcctaggtctcccctcaatctccaacattccagagaaaacaatgcaagtttgtCCCATCTTTCCGCATAGCTAATCTAGatagcattctagtaaacctccagcaccctctccagagctgcCACATCATTTCTGTAATCGGGTAACAAGAAATATACGTAATACCCCAAATGCTGTCtaatcaaagacgtacagggctgCATCGTGACTTTCTTGTTTGTAACAAAAACCTCATTTGTCTTGCGGCATGATAACAGACCTTTTGGTTCACTTGCCCgtgccaaccaatatgccccatgtatagtctcacctgcctgcatttggccaatatccttctaaaactttcctatccatgtacttgttcaaatatcttttatatgcctaaacctcctctggcagctcattccatacacccaccttctGAATGAAAGAAGgtgtccctcaggttcttattaaatagaaacatataaaattataaaaggactggacaagctagatgcaggaaagatgttcccaatgttgggcgagtccagaaccaggggccacagtcttagaataaagggaagactgagatgggaaaaaacgttttcacccagagagttgcgaatttgaggaattccctgccacagagggcagtggagaccaaatcactggagttaagagagagctagatagagctctcggggctagtggagtcaagggatatggggagaaggcaggcacgggttattgattggggacgatcagccatgatcgcaatgaatggcggtgctggttcgaagggccgaatggcctcctcatgcacctattttctatgtttctatgtttctaaatctctcccttctcatcttaaacctatgtactctggttcttgattcctctaccctgggtaaatgactctgtgtattcacactatctattcccaagattcaagtcaactttatttgtcacatgcacgtaCAAGATGTACAGATTCAACATAGATCCTTACCAGATCTCTATCTCCTTTGCTGTGTATTCCACCCTTGGGATTGGTTCTCCCCTGTTGGAACAAATGCATCAAATATCTCTCAATTCTTATTTGTTGACAATTAATTTTCACAAAGACATTCTATTGCATTGATAACAAATTCCTATTCCAAACTCAACGCAATGTGAAATGGCAATAACTAAACGGCAATGATCAAGATCACtcgttacaatcgctccactcttttaaatctttattttaaaCAGCAGCATTTCTCAAACTTACTCTGCTCTTCTTAATCTCCTCTCAGATCTGTCGCACTaactgttattccctttatcctgtatctgtacaccgtggacggcttgattgtaatcattttcgctgactggatagatagcatgcaaacaaaaagcttttcactgtaccttagtagatgtgacagtaataaacggaactaaattaaactaaactaatttgtgaAGGCTATGTAGATGccagtttataccgaagatagacacaaaatgctggagtaattctgcgggtcagagcatctgcggagaaaaggaataggtgatgtttcgggttggaattcTTCATAAGACATcactttatacaatacaatacaatacaatttattgtcatttgagcctgtgaacagtgaaattctgtttccacagccatacaaacaaagacaattcttagacatacacacaatttagttcacacaaacatccatcacagtggacccactgtgatggaaggcaaagtcttcggAATCCGATgaaaggttctgacctgaaatgtcacctattccttttcttcagagagaattactccagcgtttttgtgtctaaACTATACTGACAACATTATAAGGGctatgattattttattctgtgaacCATTGAAAAAGATGAATAATGGGCACGGTAtgctcactgtttgtatcccactGCTAGACCTGCGATCTGCAATCTCCGTTCCCTGTACTCCGGATCATTGTGTCCCTTGAAAGCAAAAACAATCCTTAATTACCCACTGGTTTGAACGTTACGATCTGATGCTACTTTTCCACCAATATGCAGAGATTCAAGGTAGGTGTTCATACTCACTGGGTGATCCTGATCCAAGTTGGGTTCGAACTTGGTCATCAGCTGTTGACACATGTCAAGATCTCGTCTGCTTCTTGGAAACCAAGGGACTGGAAGTAAATGGAGTGGTCTTTAACAAGCTGAACACGTCTTTTTatgaaaagatagacacaaaatgctggagtaactcagcgggacaggcagcatctctggagagaaggaatgggtgacgtttcgtgtcagacagagtcagggggacGAGACGAGATATGGAGGGGGTCAggtatgaaaatgaccggtcaaagcagccgatgatgaaggaaatgtagaatggttcattgttagctgaggggaaggtgacaacgaggcatacaatcaataAAATTAATTAGGAGAACAGTGAACAGTCGGAAAACTAGGGTGGAGGTAGatcggagagagaggaaaagcaagggttacttgaagttagagaaatcaatatacatacCACAGTGTTTACTTATCTAAATTTGTTAACACTCCCAATGTCAAGCGAACAGGCTAGATTAGGAAAAGTATTAGGCGTTTAGAAAAATAATTTTGCCTCAGATCATACAGGAACAAGGTCATTTACTGGGCCTTCTTTCATCATCATGGATCTGAATCCATGAGACCTGTCACACCCCCTCAAACAAAAAGCTGCGATAGAGTTCCTCACCTTCCTTCTCTCTGACTGCGCTGACATTTTTGGTCACTCTTTTCAGCGAGTTGAGCAGAGGGCTGACAACGGCACTGGGCAGCTCACACCTGATGAAGATGTCCAGATCTTCAGAGCTGGTCCTGCTCTCCCTCGCTGCTCTGCTTTCCAGGTGGGAGACCCGAGCTCCAACCCCCTGCAAACCAACCAGTGGTCCATCAGTTCTTCTGCCCAACCAGAATTGAAgggcatagactcatacagcatggaaacaagcacttcggcccaacttgcccatgcagatcaagatgcctcacctgcctgtgtttggcccacatccctttaaaccttgtgtgtagggaaaaatactgcagatgctggttgaaatcgggacaggcaacatctttgcagagaaggaatgggtcatgtttcgggtcgagacccttattctgtttcacgagggggggggggcaacaacaGTAAATGGGGGAGGGCAACAGTAAGTGGGGAACTGGAAGAGTTTTAGAATCCCCTTCCCTGGGACATATATTGCCAACGATCCAtttctctcatggttttgtatacTTCACAAAGGTCATTTCTCAGCTTCCTAGGGTTGCACCCGATTTTTCTCTTCAGCTTTCTGAGGGCCAATCCATTCTCCtacaaaactgttggcttcaggtGTGAACTCCCAGCACCCTGGATGCACACTCACGAAGGTGTGACTCCCTTCTCTAACTCTGGCCAGGCTCAGGGGGTCAGTCATACAGCGTCAGAAATAGTCCCtccggtccaactcatccatgctgaccaagctaaTCCCATGTGCCTGCCTTcgacccataaccctccaaagcTTTActacccccagcactttgtgttttgcttcagattccagggTCCGCAGTTTCTCGTGTCTCCTTTATATCAGCTTTGGAAGTTGCTACAATAAACcttcctttaaaaaaataatcgaATTCTTCGTCTTAAGACGGACACaaggggctggagtaactcagcgggtcaagcggcACATCTGAAGTACGTGGACACgtggcttttcgggtcgggacctcatcttcagactgatgtaggtgtCGAGAGGCTGAACGTCTATGGTAAGTCTGAAGGAGgcgcccgacccgaaacgtcgcttatccttttctccagagatgctgcctgacccgctgagttactccagcactttgtaccggtTCAAGTGGTTTTTTAAATGCtatgatcgtacctgcctcaaccacctcctgaggcagttcgttggctatacacACGCCACCATCTGTTGCCCATCGGGTTCCTATTTAACATTTTCCCTCTTACTTTAaacctctagttcttgatcccccttcccctactctgcgcattcactctatctataccCACCATGGTTCGGTATTGATTCGTTTAAAGCAACGCATTCTCCATGAAAATAAACTAATTTTAAGCCGCCACGGATGGCTCTCACCTCGAAGAGTTTGAGGGCGAGGGAGAGTCCGGCGTTCCTGGCGTCCGGCAGCGTAAAAATGAAAGTCGCAAGAACCTTGGGCGGTTCCTCGAGGATCGGCGGGTCGGGCCGGTCTGCGGGCGAGGGAGCGGagtttctgctgctgctgcctacaCCATCCTCGGCCAGACTGTCCGGGGGACTCCGGGAGCCAACCTCGGTCTTCATTGAGATGATTTGCAGAGCTTCCGGGCAGGGTTGGAGCAGTGCACACAGAGGATCGCAGGAGACCCCTGATCAATCTGCGCTTGGGTGCAAAGGGTCGCCTCTATTTATTGGGGACAGGGGTGAGTTATTCATAGCAATCCATTCTTCTTAGTTTAGTGTGTGGGCAGATTCAAATGCCCGTCCTGATTGCGTCATTGTGACTAATGAGATGATGTTGAGATTGGAAGGTATGAGTATATTTGGGCACGTACgagtttgtgtgcatgtgtgtatttgtgtgtgtgagtttgtatatttgtgtgtgtgagtaagtttgtgtgtgtatattttgTACGTGTTTGTGTTCATGTTTGTGTGTATGGGTGTTTTTGTATGTGTATGCGTttctgtgtgcttgtgtgtgtgtgtgtgtgtgtgtgtgtgtgtgtgtgtgtgtgtgtgtgtgtgtgtgtgtgtgtgtgtgtgtgtgtgtgtgtgtgtgtgtgtgtatgtgtgtgtgtgtgtggtgtatgtgtctttctgtgtggcgtgtggctgtatggtgtgtgagtgtgtggggggggggggtgtgtgtgtgtgtgtgtgtgtgggggggggggggtgtgtgtgtgtgtctatgtggtggtggtgtgtgtgtgtgggggggggtgtgtctttctgtatggtgtgtgtgtgtgagtgtgtgtgtgtgtggtgtggtgtgtatgtgtctttctgtgtggtgtgtggctgtgtggtgtgtgtgtgtgtggtatgtgtgtgtggtgtgtgcgtgggAAGGGGTGTTttctattgggggggggggggagggaaggcgtCAGATGAAAATACATGAATCAACGAGGGGGATTAACACACCCAAATTGGAACTGCTCAAGTCCCGCATCTCCCCCGCGGGCCATGATACCACCCATTTCACCCTCCGAAGTAAACCTGCGCCGATGAGTCCATAAATGCACTGATATCTTGACGAACGAATACTTTTTTTGTATTAAGTCTGAAGAGGTATCCCGATcacaaacatcgcctgtccattccctccacagatgctacctgaaccaatgttcctccaatactttgtgttcaGCTCAAGCTCCCAGCGTTTATCGTTCCTTGTGTCCCCTTTACATTAGGGTTGGAAGTTGCTACAATAAATCTTCCTTTAAAAAATAATCGGATTCTGCATCTTATGACagccacagggtgctggagtaactcagcgggtctggcagcatctctggagaacacgaattAGTGACTTTTCGGACGGATGGAGGTGTATAGGGACAAAACGTCCATGgtaagtttgaagaaggatttcgaaccgaaatgtcgccaatcttttttctccagagatgctgcctgacccactgagttactccagcactttgtgtcttcctttggaataaaccagcatctgcagttctttgtctctgcATCTTAAGGCGTTTGTTTTCCTTTGCATTTAGAATTACGAAAGATTTTGAAATTCGTAACAGATTGGGATTTTACTGTTTCGTGGTTGGCCATTCTCTTTTATTTCAACCACAGAATATCTTGGGACATTTGCTGGCTCTCGCCGGTACATTGACCCTCTCTTACCGTCAGTATTCCACGATGCGCTCCCCTGTTGCTTTGTGGCGTTCCATTAGCGGCGCTGACCACGGTGCTGAAACATAGCTCTCCTACAAACGGATGCACAGAATTTACCTCTCAACCAGGCTACACGCCAGCAAACTAGAACTCAAGTACAGTGGGCGCTCGGAGCCGAAGGTTCTTTAACTTCAATggtgtcatagagtcgtacagcacggaaactgggccttcggttcaacttgcccatgccgaccaatatgccctatctacactagtcccacctgcccgcgtttggcccatacccccctaaacgtttcatatccatgtacctatccaaatgtcctaaatgttgttatagtacaacCCTCAACTGCCTcacctggctgctcgttccacatCCTCTGTATGTAAATGTTGCCTCTCATGTCCCTCTCACatctttcccttctcaacttaaacctctgccctctggttcttgattccaccatTCTGGGGACAAGACGCTCTGCATAttagtgcagtgaaaagcttttgtttgcctactatccagtcaaagaaacgaccatacatgaatacaaccaCGCCGTCAATAATTCACTGATGATACAGTTGTccttaataaatattttttttacgtATGGTTTCAGGCTATTTTCCACGGGATTTTATTttgacaatatatatatattttaaacctTTCCGTAAACTGTGAGCACAATTAAGTGGTAGTTTATGTTTCTCCCGCAATTTCACCGCTTGCCTTAGTTTCAAGTGTGTTTAATCGACggtagtgcggcacggtggcgcattgttgccttacatcgccaaggaccagggttcgatcctgactacgggtgctgtctgtacggagttagctcattctccccgtgacctgctccggtttccacccacgctccaaagtcgtacaggtttgtaggacaaatagctttgtaaaattgtaaaacttgtccctggtgtgcagggtagtgcgcggggatcgcgctgtttctctaaactaaaggaaaaaGGATGCGCTGGTCGAGATATAACTCTCTCACAATAATGAAACCAGATGGCAGATCGCGGTGTGTCTCCCATCTGATCCGCGGATTCAAAATTCTGCAAAATGAATGGCCGGGGAAATATTAAGTTAGATATCAGATTCGATATTGCATGTATGTCAAATTAAAACGCATGGCGCAATTGGTCGTTCAACGAGTGACCAACTCCACATAAATTCCGGTCACTTCTACACGCACGGCTCCATTCGCGATTTAATATGTTTCTCTAAAGTGTGCCAGTGTTTGGACATATGTGCAGGCATAAAACTGAACAGGTCGAATCATTTGAAAACCATGTTACCTTCTTGTAGTTAATTACGACGAATGCCCGGTGTTTTTTTTGTGGATCAAAAGGTGCCTGCACATATCTCTTTCCTTGCTATTATCGCCTACAGATTCTTGTAAGATGATTGAGTCGTTCAAGGGCCTGACCGCCTTAtttatttaatacatttttatttttttattttagaaatcgttttgtaatattatttttaataatttttttaccTTCACGTGAGGCACCGTCACGAAACACGTCTCTGTTTAACATTAAAATTCTTCTtcttattattatatatttttaaattgtattattattattgttattgttattattattattattgttgttgttgttgttgttgttgttgttgttgttgttgttgttgttgttgttgttgttattgttgttgttgttgttgttggtttTGTTGTTGTTCGCCTTCGAGGTTTGGTAagcgagaagggggaggggggaaatgagCATTTAACTCACTCGAGTGACAAGATAATTATTTTCttgtttggggggtttttgtACTGAGAGATTTTTCCGAAGTTCAAGCGATCGCAGGTGGAAAGGTGAAACAAGAAAAACACATTTCGTCTGAGCATATCCCATTCTACAAACAGTTTGAACAGTTGAATCTCTGTAAATCGGCGTGGGAGTGTCTTGTATTTGGGTCCTTGATCCCTCGTTATTCTGGTAAACTATTTCCAGCTGCGAAATCAAGCGGGTGTGGACACACGGGGAATGGGGAGTGAGCTGTTATTATTGTGACTTAAACAATAGCGACGAGTATTGTAGTTAGTGATGCTGCGCGCCTGCCTGCCTCTCTATCAAAATAAACTTTCGCACTCTGTTTAAATAAATAGCGTGTTAGGTCAGTGACAGCTCACAGCCCAGCGGTgtggatattgatttctccaacttcaagtaaccccggcatcccctctctctctccatccctcccccacccaagtcgcaccatctTTCCGCTTTCACCCAACATACAGCTAAGaacgtataggaaggaactgcaaatgctggtttaaaccgaagacagacagaaaagctggagtaatccagcgggacaggcagcatctctggagagaaggaatgggtgacgtttcgggtccagacccttcttcagtcaatgcctgtttcccttatcaccgcgtaagaaggaaatgcagatgctggtttaaaccgaagatatcatcgttacttgtttgcatatctttcattcattgttctttatctcactacatcatcgtctatatctctcgttttccgttCCCCTAgtcggaagaagggcctcgatccgaaacgtcacccattccttctctccagtgatgctgcctgccccgctgagttactccagctttttgtatctatcttaatcAATGGCGTTAGTTCCGAGTGCAGCGGGTCATTGCAGTGCGCGGGTTATTCAGTAACTCACACAAGGAAAGCAGAGAACCTCACACCTAGGTGGATGGTCCATTTTTTAGAAAATTGGCATTGCATTGAATATTATGTACGGagacagtgaaaaactttattttgagtcatacagcgtggaaacatgcccttcgacccaatttgcccacgttaaccaagatgcctcatctacacaagTTCCTCCTGccccgcgcttggcccatatccctctaaacctgtcatatccacgtgcctgtccaaatgtctcctaaatgttacgatagtacccgtctcaactaccacgtccggcagctcgttccatacacccacctacccaactttgtgtaaaaaaagttacccccaggttctttcctccctcaccttaaacgtatatcctctggttctcgaatccAATGAAATCCGATCACActgcacatgaatacaatcaagccattcgcacgaacaacaacaacaacaaaaagagacaaagtgctggaataactcagcgggtcgggcagcatctctggagaacatgttatATAtggtggtgggagattgcaaccttcacgtggtccgccctgtttcgacaaatgcaatgaaCCCGGCgtgcaatcaaataagatcaaatagaacaagttgtcctacaactttaggctgtgcacgccatacgcaagaagaagatgttaCATATGGTGTGTATGTTttttccctatccatgttctttagagatgctgcctgatccgctgagttaccccagcactgtgtcATTTTTTCTGTCATAGAAAGGATCTAAGTTCCATTTTCCTTTTCACGTATCCATTTCTGAtttcataaggttcatttatttCGTTCGGTTTTGACGCGTTCTCGGGTTCATTAGGACTGATCATTATCGCCAGGGATCAGCTTTCAACGAAGTTTGGTCTTAGATTGAAATGAAAACTTCCCCATAAACGGCGAACGAGTTCAGTCAAACGATTGCCCGTTGTGGGATTACTGCGCCGGGATAATTTACTGTGCAGAAAAAACCTCTCAGAATCAATGTCAGTAAAATATGTCATACCTTCGGTCTGAGTGGATATCTGGGTTAAATGGCAAATTAAATGGCAAATTAAAAAGCAAAACGCAACAGTCGCTAAATCTAAAATACaacggcaaagatagatagacacGGGCCCCGACACGAAAAGTCATCcatccatttttctccagagatgctgcctgatccgctgttacttcagcactttgtgactatctttagtgtgaaccagcgtctgcagttcttggtttctacTCTTTATAcgaatcgaacctgtgtctctgggctGCAAGGCGAccacaaggtacaaggtacacgGTATTCTCAACATAA from Amblyraja radiata isolate CabotCenter1 chromosome 19, sAmbRad1.1.pri, whole genome shotgun sequence encodes:
- the LOC116984265 gene encoding tyrosine 3-monooxygenase-like, with protein sequence MWNEQPALQIISMKTEVGSRSPPDSLAEDGVGSSSRNSAPSPADRPDPPILEEPPKVLATFIFTLPDARNAGLSLALKLFEGVGARVSHLESRAARESRTSSEDLDIFIRCELPSAVVSPLLNSLKRVTKNVSAVREKEVPWFPRSRRDLDMCQQLMTKFEPNLDQDHPGHNDPEYRERRLQIAGLAVGYKQGEPIPRVEYTAKEIEIWKVVYTKLTTLYPSHACKQFLDAFRLLEQQCGYRADNIPQLQDVSVFLQGRTGFQLRPVAGLLSARDFLASLAFSVFQCTQYIRHPTSPMHSPEPDCCHELLGHVPMLADAEFAQFSQELGLASLGAADEDIEKLSTLYWFTIEFGLCKQNGALKAYGAGLLSSYGELMYALSGQPQYKDFDPQLTAHLNYQDQTYQPAYFVAESFEDAKSKLWAYASNIRKPFSLRYRPLTWSVEIPDRPDTGKDALTHGREDLNKLYFAHDKPS